A genome region from Tolypothrix sp. PCC 7712 includes the following:
- a CDS encoding condensation domain-containing protein, with protein MTDIAKRIAALSPEKRKLLLQKLSNKKEDVFSNTQIKSQNRESNNFPLSFSQQRLWFLDRLEPGNPAFNICQFMRLSGKLNVPALEQSFQEIVKRHEALRTTFTLIDGEPLQVISPAAVFKLHLVNLQAFPLDTREAEVLSLANQETQKSFDLTKDCLLRVTLLQLSEIEHILLLSIHHIAADAWSIGVLINEITTLYENLARGYAAQLPELPIQYADFAVWQRKSLQGEKLETLLSYWQQKLSGQLPVVELPTDMPRPKLQTFNGARQCLVLSKTFSEQLKALYQREGITLFMILLAGFKTLLYWYTGQEDIVIGTDIANRNQPEIRGLIGFFVNQLVLRTNLSGNPSFRELLERVREVTLDAYTHQDLPFDKLVDVLNPLRHMARSPLFQIKLILENTQIPSLQLSNLTLKPLELEKKTTQLDLLWEIRETEQGIVAVLEYNTDLFYATTIARMLKHFETLLNQIVAKPTAKLTELIELLTAADKQEESWKSKNTKAEYQRKLKTIKRQVVNTANEMEDER; from the coding sequence ATGACTGATATTGCCAAGCGTATCGCCGCTCTTTCTCCAGAAAAACGTAAGCTTCTGTTGCAAAAACTGAGTAATAAAAAAGAAGATGTTTTTTCAAACACGCAAATAAAATCTCAAAATCGAGAGTCTAATAATTTCCCCCTTTCTTTTTCACAACAGAGGTTATGGTTTCTCGACCGATTGGAACCTGGGAACCCAGCATTTAACATCTGTCAGTTTATGCGTTTGTCAGGTAAGCTAAATGTACCAGCACTGGAACAAAGTTTTCAAGAAATTGTCAAGCGTCACGAAGCTTTACGCACTACATTTACCCTAATTGATGGAGAACCGCTTCAGGTAATTTCCCCTGCTGCTGTATTTAAGTTACACCTAGTAAATTTACAAGCATTCCCTCTAGACACAAGAGAAGCCGAAGTTCTATCTTTAGCTAATCAAGAAACTCAAAAATCATTCGATTTAACTAAAGATTGCTTACTGCGAGTTACTTTATTACAACTGAGCGAAATAGAGCATATTTTATTGTTATCAATACACCATATTGCTGCTGATGCTTGGTCGATAGGTGTATTAATTAATGAAATTACAACTCTTTATGAAAACTTGGCTCGCGGTTATGCTGCACAACTTCCTGAACTACCAATTCAGTATGCAGACTTTGCAGTTTGGCAGCGCAAATCGTTGCAGGGAGAAAAATTAGAAACTCTGCTGAGTTATTGGCAGCAAAAATTAAGTGGTCAACTCCCTGTAGTTGAATTACCTACAGATATGCCAAGACCAAAATTACAAACTTTTAACGGTGCTAGGCAATGTCTTGTTTTATCTAAAACTTTCTCAGAACAATTGAAAGCTTTGTATCAACGAGAAGGTATTACTTTATTCATGATTCTGCTCGCAGGATTTAAAACACTACTTTATTGGTACACAGGACAAGAAGACATAGTTATAGGTACTGATATTGCTAACCGTAACCAACCGGAAATCAGAGGATTAATTGGTTTTTTCGTTAACCAACTTGTTTTACGGACTAACTTGTCAGGAAACCCCTCGTTTCGGGAGTTACTTGAACGAGTCCGTGAGGTAACTTTAGATGCTTATACTCATCAAGATTTGCCCTTTGACAAACTTGTAGATGTGCTAAATCCATTACGGCATATGGCTCGTTCACCTTTATTTCAGATAAAGTTAATTTTAGAAAATACTCAAATTCCCTCTTTACAGCTTTCAAATCTGACTCTCAAACCTTTAGAGTTGGAAAAAAAGACAACTCAACTTGATTTACTTTGGGAGATCAGAGAAACAGAACAAGGAATAGTTGCTGTATTGGAGTACAACACAGATTTATTCTATGCAACTACCATAGCTCGAATGCTCAAACATTTTGAAACACTTTTAAACCAAATTGTAGCCAAACCAACAGCTAAATTAACAGAATTAATTGAATTACTAACAGCAGCAGATAAGCAAGAAGAATCTTGGAAAAGTAAAAATACCAAAGCCGAATATCAACGGAAATTAAAAACCATTAAACGCCAAGTTGTCAACACTGCTAATGAAATGGAAGATGAAAGATGA
- a CDS encoding TauD/TfdA family dioxygenase has translation MKKLGKSIKAQAVNVLENQLIEIDDFIKSQTLPIVIKPLVNDIDLADWAEGNRDSIEANLLQNGAILFRGFNITTASEFERFGLAICSELFNENGEHPRNNVSGNVYTPVFYPGDRKLLWHNENSFNHRWPMKIMFGCRQPAQQGGETPIVDSRQVFQRINPKIRDNFIEKQVMYVRNYGSGLGLNWETVFQTTNREEVAAICQRNFVNFEWKPDGTLRTLSVRPAVAKHPQTGEITWFNQAQHWHPACLDAQTRESFISSFAQADLPRNCYYGDGTPIEDSIMAEICEVYQELEVTFPWKQGDVLLLDNLLTAHARNPFIGERKLLVAMGDMTSFADINN, from the coding sequence ATGAAAAAATTAGGTAAATCTATCAAAGCCCAAGCAGTAAATGTACTAGAAAATCAATTAATAGAAATAGATGATTTCATCAAGAGTCAGACATTACCTATTGTCATCAAACCGCTTGTAAATGATATTGACCTGGCAGATTGGGCTGAAGGTAATCGAGATTCTATAGAAGCCAACCTATTACAAAATGGTGCTATATTATTTAGAGGCTTCAATATTACTACAGCATCAGAATTTGAGCGTTTTGGTTTAGCAATTTGCTCAGAACTTTTTAATGAAAATGGCGAACATCCCCGTAATAATGTGAGTGGGAATGTTTATACTCCAGTTTTTTACCCTGGCGATCGCAAGTTATTATGGCATAACGAAAATTCCTTTAATCATCGCTGGCCGATGAAAATTATGTTTGGTTGTCGTCAACCAGCACAGCAGGGAGGGGAAACGCCAATTGTTGATAGTCGCCAAGTTTTTCAGCGCATCAACCCTAAAATTAGGGACAATTTTATTGAAAAACAAGTAATGTATGTCCGTAATTATGGTAGTGGTTTAGGGCTAAACTGGGAAACAGTTTTTCAAACTACAAATCGCGAAGAAGTTGCAGCTATTTGTCAACGCAACTTTGTCAATTTTGAATGGAAGCCAGACGGAACTTTAAGAACTCTCTCGGTGCGTCCAGCAGTAGCTAAACATCCCCAAACTGGCGAAATTACCTGGTTTAATCAAGCTCAACATTGGCATCCGGCTTGCTTAGATGCTCAAACAAGAGAGTCGTTTATCTCATCATTTGCACAAGCAGATTTGCCAAGAAATTGCTATTACGGTGATGGTACTCCTATAGAAGATTCAATAATGGCAGAAATTTGTGAAGTATACCAAGAATTAGAAGTAACCTTTCCCTGGAAACAAGGAGATGTATTACTACTAGATAACTTATTAACTGCTCATGCCCGTAATCCCTTTATTGGAGAAAGAAAGTTATTAGTAGCTATGGGCGACATGACAAGCTTTGCAGATATTAATAATTAA
- a CDS encoding non-ribosomal peptide synthetase, which translates to MPQQIQGFHLSPQQKRLWLLQQNSSVYLTNCAILIEGSLQVNILKAALQKVIDRNEILRTSFHKTKGIKIPIQVVENNVALSWHESTFLAANIENILQENNQQDIDWQKSSLLHTTLLKLSPEKHILLVNLPAMCADTASLNNLLAEISCCYSASLLGDELADEQLQYADISAWQNELLAAEETITSRKYWQQLDISQLENFKLSFEQQFSQSPEFQPQFVKLSIPSEFSNKIENIVKKYQCSTSVFFLACWLILLWRLTDESKPIIGLGCDGHNYEELKAAIGLLAKYLPLTCELTEKSRFSDILNKLSASTTELTEWQESFAWEQIAETNQDNTEQPFLPFCFDFEEAANQYDTAGILFSIYQKSACIDRFKIKLACTRTHNQTVNAEFHYDANLFSPADIQRLASQWQTLLISAVENPSATISQLNILSNTERQQILIDFNNTQTTELQYECIHHWFEQQCNSTPDNIAIVFQDQQLTYQELNTRANQLAHYLQKLGVGPDVLVGICVERSLWMVIGLLAILKAGAAYVPLDPAYPVERQTYIIADTNTPLVLTQQHLAASLPDIQLLYIDTEWSAIALEKTQNLVTQTTSQNLAYVIYTSGSTGKPKGTLITHQGLVNYLSWCTQAYNVEQGTGTLVHSPLGFDLTVTSLFSPLLVGRQVELVPENQGIDALSTTLRRSHNLSLVKITPAHLDLLKGQLSPEEVAGRTQAFIIGGENLLAEKLTFWQDFAPDTMLINEYGPTETVVGCCVYQVPNNQRDSGSIPIGKPIANTQLYVLDKYWQPVPIGVVGELYIAGLGLARGYLNRPELTAQKFIPNPFSNKAGERLYRTGDLARYRSDGTLEFLGRIDNQVKIRGFRIELGEIEAVLEQHPEVKEIVVIAREDAEREKRLVAYVVVNQKPGISISELRSYLLEKLPEYMIPAAFIKLDALPLTPNGKVDYRALPEQAQLDLEETYVAPQSELEQIITNIWQELLHIEKVGIHHNFFDIGGHSLLMVQVHSKLQKALNRDISMLDMFQYPTISKFAKYLNQEQEKKPDLPNYELSENQRESRKQRRQLRQEHRATSK; encoded by the coding sequence ATGCCGCAACAAATCCAGGGATTTCACCTTTCTCCTCAACAGAAACGTCTGTGGTTATTACAACAAAATAGCTCGGTTTACTTGACTAACTGTGCTATTCTCATCGAAGGCAGCTTACAAGTTAATATTTTAAAAGCGGCTTTACAAAAAGTTATTGATAGGAATGAAATACTGCGTACTAGTTTCCATAAAACAAAAGGTATAAAAATTCCTATTCAAGTTGTAGAGAATAATGTTGCTTTATCTTGGCATGAAAGCACTTTTTTAGCAGCAAATATTGAGAATATTTTGCAAGAAAACAACCAGCAAGATATTGATTGGCAAAAAAGCTCTTTATTACATACAACATTGCTCAAGCTGTCACCGGAAAAGCATATATTACTAGTAAATTTACCTGCAATGTGCGCTGACACAGCATCATTAAATAATTTATTAGCTGAAATTAGCTGTTGCTATAGTGCTAGTTTACTCGGTGATGAGTTGGCTGATGAACAGTTGCAATATGCTGATATTTCTGCATGGCAAAATGAACTACTTGCAGCAGAGGAGACAATTACCAGCAGAAAATATTGGCAACAACTAGATATTTCTCAGCTTGAGAATTTTAAATTATCTTTTGAACAGCAGTTTTCTCAATCGCCAGAATTTCAACCTCAGTTTGTGAAGCTGTCAATTCCCAGTGAGTTCAGCAATAAAATAGAAAATATTGTTAAAAAATATCAATGTTCAACAAGTGTATTCTTTCTAGCTTGTTGGTTAATTTTACTCTGGAGACTTACCGACGAATCAAAGCCAATCATTGGTTTAGGTTGCGATGGTCATAATTATGAAGAACTAAAAGCAGCAATAGGTTTATTAGCCAAATATTTACCTTTGACCTGTGAATTAACAGAAAAATCTCGCTTCAGCGATATCTTAAATAAACTTAGTGCTTCTACAACTGAATTAACAGAATGGCAAGAGAGTTTTGCTTGGGAACAAATTGCCGAAACCAACCAAGATAATACAGAACAGCCATTTTTACCATTCTGTTTTGACTTTGAAGAAGCTGCAAATCAATATGATACTGCTGGCATATTATTTAGTATTTATCAAAAATCTGCTTGTATTGACCGATTTAAAATTAAATTAGCTTGCACGCGCACTCACAATCAAACAGTTAACGCAGAATTCCACTATGATGCTAATCTGTTTTCCCCAGCAGATATTCAACGTTTAGCTAGTCAATGGCAAACATTGTTAATCAGTGCCGTTGAAAACCCCTCTGCAACCATCTCACAATTAAATATTCTCAGCAACACCGAACGCCAGCAAATTTTAATCGATTTCAACAACACCCAAACCACAGAATTACAATACGAGTGCATTCACCACTGGTTTGAACAACAGTGTAATTCCACACCAGACAATATTGCAATTGTATTTCAAGACCAGCAACTTACTTATCAAGAATTAAATACTCGCGCTAACCAATTGGCTCATTACCTGCAAAAATTAGGTGTAGGGCCAGATGTATTAGTGGGAATTTGTGTAGAGCGTTCCTTATGGATGGTTATCGGCTTATTAGCTATCCTCAAAGCTGGTGCAGCTTACGTACCTTTAGACCCGGCTTATCCGGTAGAACGTCAAACTTATATCATTGCTGATACCAATACACCTTTAGTCTTGACGCAGCAACATCTAGCGGCTAGTTTACCAGATATTCAACTTCTTTATATTGATACTGAGTGGTCAGCGATCGCTCTAGAAAAAACACAAAATCTCGTCACTCAGACAACTTCTCAAAACCTAGCCTATGTTATCTATACATCCGGCTCAACTGGTAAACCCAAAGGAACATTAATTACTCATCAAGGACTAGTTAATTACCTGAGTTGGTGTACCCAAGCCTACAATGTTGAGCAAGGAACAGGTACATTAGTTCACTCTCCTTTGGGGTTTGACTTGACAGTTACCAGTCTGTTTTCACCGTTACTCGTAGGTCGTCAAGTAGAACTTGTACCAGAAAACCAAGGAATTGACGCACTCTCTACAACTTTACGCCGCAGTCATAACTTAAGTCTAGTCAAAATTACACCTGCACATTTAGATTTACTCAAAGGACAACTATCACCTGAAGAAGTAGCCGGACGTACACAAGCTTTTATTATCGGTGGCGAAAACTTGTTAGCTGAAAAGTTAACATTTTGGCAAGATTTTGCCCCCGACACAATGCTAATTAATGAATATGGCCCAACAGAAACCGTAGTCGGTTGTTGTGTTTATCAAGTACCAAATAATCAGCGTGATTCTGGGTCAATTCCTATCGGTAAACCCATCGCTAACACCCAACTTTATGTATTAGATAAATACTGGCAACCAGTACCTATTGGTGTAGTTGGTGAACTGTATATAGCTGGTTTAGGACTTGCTCGCGGCTACTTGAATCGACCGGAATTAACTGCACAAAAGTTTATCCCCAACCCCTTCAGCAACAAAGCAGGAGAACGCCTTTATAGAACAGGTGACTTGGCTCGTTACCGTTCAGATGGAACTTTGGAGTTTCTTGGACGTATCGATAATCAAGTTAAAATTCGCGGTTTTCGGATTGAATTAGGAGAAATAGAAGCAGTATTAGAGCAACATCCAGAAGTTAAGGAAATTGTAGTTATTGCCCGCGAGGATGCGGAGCGAGAAAAGCGTTTAGTTGCTTATGTTGTAGTTAATCAAAAACCAGGCATTTCTATTAGTGAACTACGCAGTTATTTATTAGAAAAATTGCCTGAGTATATGATACCTGCGGCTTTTATCAAGTTAGATGCTTTGCCACTAACACCCAACGGCAAAGTAGACTATCGAGCTTTACCCGAACAAGCACAACTTGATTTAGAAGAAACCTATGTGGCTCCTCAATCTGAGCTTGAGCAAATTATTACAAATATATGGCAAGAATTATTGCATATAGAAAAAGTCGGAATTCATCACAATTTCTTTGATATCGGCGGTCACTCATTACTAATGGTTCAGGTTCATAGTAAACTCCAAAAAGCCTTAAACAGAGATATATCAATGCTTGATATGTTTCAGTATCCAACTATTAGTAAATTTGCTAAATATTTAAATCAGGAACAAGAAAAAAAACCTGATTTACCTAACTATGAACTGAGTGAAAACCAGCGAGAATCCAGAAAACAACGTAGGCAACTTAGACAAGAACATCGAGCAACAAGTAAGTAG